The following proteins are encoded in a genomic region of Acidobacteriota bacterium:
- a CDS encoding phosphoesterase — protein sequence MKLRILYHGNCFDGVSSAAIFTKFYRATVDPTADVAYTPTMHRAGNAFDKEQFDGDENAIVDFKYCPDERLNWWFDHHQSAFLTKPDEEHFLADTSGKKFLDTTSKSCAEFIARIAKEKFGFEDESLAELIHWAHIIDGALYESPAQCVELRSSALKLMQVIEGEKDPAFVEEIIKMLTKMSLDDIVGSEAIQTKLTPILEQHWSTVELVKNRSTAERGVVHFDLTGTGVEGYNKFIPYYFHPEVTYVVSLSQSSFRTKISVGSNPWAPRPRTHNIAEICERYGGGGHAVVGAVSLKPEDLDLGKKYMAEIIEELQFAD from the coding sequence ATGAAACTCAGAATACTTTATCACGGCAATTGTTTTGACGGAGTGTCGTCAGCCGCGATCTTTACAAAATTCTATCGTGCCACCGTCGATCCGACCGCCGACGTTGCCTATACACCAACGATGCATCGTGCCGGTAATGCCTTTGACAAAGAGCAGTTTGACGGCGACGAGAATGCTATTGTTGATTTTAAATATTGCCCGGACGAGCGTTTAAATTGGTGGTTCGATCATCATCAATCGGCGTTTTTGACCAAGCCCGACGAGGAGCATTTTCTGGCCGATACGTCGGGCAAGAAGTTCCTCGATACGACGAGCAAGTCGTGTGCTGAGTTTATCGCACGTATCGCTAAGGAGAAGTTCGGGTTCGAGGACGAATCGCTTGCCGAACTAATCCATTGGGCGCATATCATTGACGGGGCGTTGTATGAATCGCCTGCTCAGTGTGTCGAGCTTCGATCGTCCGCACTAAAATTGATGCAGGTGATCGAGGGCGAAAAGGACCCGGCGTTCGTTGAGGAGATAATCAAGATGCTCACGAAAATGTCGCTGGATGACATAGTCGGGAGCGAGGCGATCCAAACCAAATTGACACCCATACTCGAACAGCACTGGAGCACGGTCGAGCTGGTCAAAAACCGTTCGACCGCTGAGCGGGGCGTTGTGCATTTTGACCTGACGGGCACTGGGGTAGAGGGTTACAACAAATTTATTCCGTACTATTTTCACCCTGAGGTTACGTACGTTGTTTCGTTGAGCCAGAGCTCTTTCCGGACCAAGATCTCGGTCGGTTCAAATCCGTGGGCGCCGCGTCCGAGGACGCATAACATCGCCGAGATCTGCGAACGCTACGGCGGCGGCGGGCACGCGGTGGTCGGTGCGGTGAGCCTCAAACCCGAAGATCTCGATCTCGGAAAAAAATACATGGCCGAGATCATCGAGGAATTGCAATTCGCCGACTAG
- the terL gene encoding phage terminase large subunit, with protein sequence MKALKRIKRKLGSYSFSALYQQSPAPAEGGRFKREWFRNIVDEAPPNLRWKRGYDLAVSTRTSADYTASFRCAKDKLGNLYIADGMRARIEYPEQRRYAIERMRDERSTEHGIESALHGAAFVQDIRRDMRFGHIALRKVKVDVDKLTRALAWLNLAEEGKVYLVRGPWIDEFVDEVARFPTGRHDDQVDAVSLAVNMLSQPSKKAFGF encoded by the coding sequence GTGAAGGCTCTTAAGCGAATAAAGCGGAAGCTCGGGTCTTATTCGTTCTCGGCACTATATCAGCAATCGCCTGCTCCGGCGGAGGGCGGGCGGTTCAAACGGGAATGGTTTCGGAATATCGTGGACGAAGCTCCGCCGAATCTGCGTTGGAAACGCGGTTATGACCTGGCGGTCTCGACGCGGACCTCGGCAGATTACACAGCGTCGTTTCGGTGTGCAAAGGACAAGCTCGGCAACCTATACATCGCCGACGGTATGCGGGCTCGGATCGAATATCCTGAGCAGCGGCGTTATGCGATCGAGCGGATGCGTGACGAACGCAGTACCGAACACGGCATCGAATCGGCATTGCACGGAGCGGCTTTTGTGCAGGACATCAGGCGTGACATGCGGTTCGGGCATATCGCACTGCGGAAGGTCAAGGTTGATGTAGACAAGCTGACACGAGCGCTCGCTTGGTTAAATCTGGCCGAAGAGGGCAAGGTCTACCTTGTTCGCGGGCCGTGGATCGACGAATTTGTCGACGAGGTCGCACGCTTCCCGACCGGCCGCCACGACGATCAGGTCGATGCCGTCTCGCTGGCCGTAAATATGCTCTCGCAGCCGAGTAAGAAGGCGTTTGGGTTTTGA
- a CDS encoding amino acid permease, whose product MNLFRTKSISQIQADAAVGLTEHAQAHAQAGTLRRTLGVFDLTLMGIAAIIGAGIFAMVGKASYNGGPAVALLFVFTATACAFSALCYAEFASRIPVAGSAYTYAYASMGEFIAWIIGWDLIVEYAIGNIAVAISWSDYFTGLMKGYGIEIPLHFTMDFLTAKRGYAAATEAITGGATAEALTAACDAKDAVVSCAQMDGYSAWLNAPHIGSMPIVADLPASMIVVLITSLVYIGIRESKFASNIMTVLKVAIILLVIFLGLNYVNPANWSPFAPNGVEGVLKGVSAVFFAYIGFDALSTTAEECKNPRRDLPIAMILSLVICTILYIAIALVLTGMVSYTKLDVGDPLAFVFGPEGANIPWVAGIIAVSAVIALATVFLVFQIGQPRLWMAMSRDGLLPRIFSSIHPKFNTPWFATIITGIVVAIPALFMNLTEVTDLASIGTLFAFVVVCAGVLFKEKEFKESGTRFVPYINSQFLLPVILIIVGYTIYYFSPTFYSDLITIVPKDGESMLGAFSHKIPMIFFVIVSVVLVFLSLTKKLSLIPILGLLSCLYLMTELGVTNWIRFGAWLLVGMVIYFLYGNKHSRLNRAAEDAEPAA is encoded by the coding sequence ATGAATCTATTCAGGACCAAGTCGATCTCACAAATTCAGGCCGATGCCGCCGTCGGCTTGACCGAACATGCACAGGCCCATGCACAGGCCGGAACGCTCCGCCGCACCCTCGGCGTTTTTGACCTGACGCTCATGGGCATCGCCGCCATCATCGGTGCCGGCATCTTTGCCATGGTCGGCAAGGCCTCGTACAACGGCGGCCCCGCGGTCGCTCTGCTGTTTGTCTTTACGGCCACTGCGTGTGCTTTCTCGGCACTTTGCTATGCCGAATTCGCCTCACGGATCCCGGTCGCGGGCTCGGCATATACCTACGCATATGCATCTATGGGCGAGTTTATCGCCTGGATAATCGGCTGGGACCTGATCGTCGAATACGCCATCGGAAACATCGCCGTCGCCATCTCGTGGAGCGATTATTTTACGGGCCTCATGAAAGGTTACGGCATCGAGATTCCGCTGCATTTCACGATGGATTTCCTGACCGCAAAACGCGGTTACGCTGCCGCGACCGAGGCCATCACCGGCGGTGCTACTGCCGAGGCTCTGACAGCCGCCTGTGACGCCAAGGACGCCGTCGTAAGCTGTGCCCAAATGGACGGCTATTCCGCCTGGCTCAATGCCCCGCACATCGGTTCGATGCCGATTGTCGCCGACCTGCCGGCATCGATGATCGTTGTCCTGATCACCAGCCTCGTATATATCGGCATTCGAGAATCAAAATTTGCGTCGAACATAATGACCGTTCTCAAGGTCGCCATCATTCTGCTCGTCATCTTCCTCGGCCTCAATTACGTCAATCCGGCCAACTGGTCGCCATTTGCACCGAACGGTGTCGAAGGCGTGCTCAAGGGCGTGTCGGCCGTATTTTTTGCATACATCGGGTTTGACGCCCTCTCGACGACCGCCGAGGAATGTAAGAATCCGCGGCGTGACCTGCCGATAGCGATGATCCTCTCCTTGGTGATCTGTACGATACTCTACATTGCGATCGCCCTCGTTCTGACCGGCATGGTCAGCTATACCAAGCTCGACGTCGGCGATCCGCTCGCTTTCGTCTTCGGCCCCGAAGGTGCAAATATTCCGTGGGTCGCGGGCATCATCGCTGTCAGTGCCGTGATCGCCCTGGCAACGGTCTTTCTCGTCTTTCAGATCGGCCAGCCGCGTCTGTGGATGGCGATGAGCCGCGACGGCCTGCTGCCGCGCATCTTTTCGTCGATCCATCCGAAATTCAACACGCCGTGGTTCGCGACCATCATTACCGGCATCGTTGTCGCTATTCCCGCCCTGTTCATGAACCTGACAGAGGTCACCGATCTTGCCAGCATCGGCACGCTCTTTGCGTTTGTCGTCGTCTGTGCAGGTGTTTTGTTCAAGGAAAAAGAGTTTAAGGAGAGCGGCACCCGATTCGTGCCGTACATCAATTCGCAGTTTCTCTTGCCCGTTATCCTGATCATCGTCGGCTATACCATCTATTATTTCAGCCCGACGTTTTACAGCGATCTGATAACGATCGTTCCCAAGGACGGCGAGTCGATGCTCGGTGCGTTCTCGCACAAGATACCGATGATATTTTTTGTCATCGTTTCCGTCGTTCTGGTCTTTCTCAGCCTGACCAAGAAACTCTCGCTGATACCGATCCTCGGCCTGCTCTCATGTCTCTATCTGATGACCGAGCTCGGCGTGACGAACTGGATCCGCTTCGGTGCCTGGCTGCTCGTCGGTATGGTCATCTACTTTCTCTACGGCAATAAGCACAGCCGCCTCAACCGTGCCGCCGAAGACGCCGAACCGGCCGCATAG
- a CDS encoding TMEM165/GDT1 family protein: MDWKIFGTAFLTLFLAELGDKTQLAVITMTASTESKISVFLGASLALITVTLLGVLFGGVLSQWVPVEWLQRIVAVAFIVIGVLMLFGKL, from the coding sequence ATGGACTGGAAAATATTTGGGACGGCATTTTTGACTTTGTTTTTGGCTGAGCTGGGTGACAAGACGCAGCTTGCGGTGATCACGATGACGGCGAGTACCGAGTCGAAGATCTCCGTTTTTCTCGGGGCGAGCCTTGCACTGATCACGGTGACGCTGCTCGGCGTGCTGTTCGGCGGTGTCCTCAGCCAGTGGGTTCCCGTCGAGTGGCTGCAGCGGATCGTCGCAGTGGCGTTCATCGTCATCGGTGTGCTGATGTTATTTGGGAAGTTGTAA
- a CDS encoding carboxypeptidase regulatory-like domain-containing protein yields MSNLFGNSRHLAALFLFALFLSATAIMWQTTSHAQKFELAGDEYSRVMIDDLAPEAGTISGRVYQDFNGNGAYDTTAGLNSIDVGVAGVTVSAFDQNGVARGSTTSAANGTFSLAATGTGPYRIEFTTLPAGHTPSARSTDSVLGGSAADSGSTVQFVNDLNTSNVNLALTRAEDYCQNNPTVVVSRYAQGASNGQYSANAVLYDFPYNAGTTYTDTTIANYDNPLTHSLTTTAATVGTIYSISYNSSTNRIYAASYFKKHSGFGPGADGTLNTSDDPGAIYVINPATSAVTATFTLPNATTNNHDVLDYGADNGDTGWNGVGKSGIGGMDIADDNSRLFVMNLQDRSLYALNPTTGASLGNSVSVTTLTLPTPAGSATNCSTGSGNTNKRPFAVKYYRGSVYIGVLCTAETNQNAANLYAYVFQVDPATLAITSTPVFSTQLNYSRGFADPGEAAEWRPWVTTIQANFAYPQPMFTSIEFENGNLIMGIRDRTGDSSLDAGPDDKRTAGDTLRACGTFGSWTLESNGRCGGTGSAPQNTGQGPGNGEFYHNDDFCLTPNGANYHDEVTWGSLMYLPGRQHVVTTLLDPISRIIDNGATFDGGLRYFNNNTGNAERAYRIYNGLGGVGQPDFGKANGLGTMSALCSAAPIEIGNRVWRDNNNNGVQDPGEPGIAGVQVRLFNASNVVVGTAVTDANGEYYFVGSTAADGNTGDNIGQVNGGIGFSTAYQIRFDRIADYLTGGPLNGLTLTAANVTSQLGDDDSSDSDAAQVINPTGSPNGNFPVINVTTGGPGSNNHTFDTGFYIPASASGVYVSGRVSLAAGNGIRNVQVALVEADGTLHVTKTGSFGYYRFEDIPAGQTVIVSVAAKRYTFNPSTRIVSLNEDLADYDWVSDE; encoded by the coding sequence ATGTCCAATTTGTTTGGTAATTCACGGCACCTGGCCGCTCTATTCCTATTTGCGTTGTTTCTTTCGGCAACCGCGATCATGTGGCAGACAACGTCACATGCACAGAAGTTCGAACTTGCCGGTGATGAATATTCGCGGGTAATGATCGATGATCTGGCTCCCGAGGCAGGAACGATCTCAGGCCGTGTTTATCAGGATTTCAACGGCAACGGTGCTTACGACACGACGGCAGGGCTCAATTCGATCGACGTCGGCGTCGCCGGAGTGACAGTCTCGGCCTTTGATCAGAATGGAGTTGCACGGGGTTCGACAACGTCGGCCGCGAACGGCACGTTCTCGCTCGCCGCGACAGGAACCGGCCCTTACCGGATCGAATTCACAACACTGCCCGCCGGACACACACCGTCGGCACGCAGCACTGATTCAGTGCTCGGCGGTTCGGCGGCCGATTCGGGCTCGACCGTGCAGTTTGTCAATGATCTGAATACCTCTAACGTCAATCTGGCTCTCACCCGAGCTGAGGACTATTGCCAGAACAACCCGACCGTCGTTGTTTCACGTTACGCTCAGGGAGCCTCGAACGGCCAATACAGCGCCAACGCGGTCCTCTACGATTTCCCCTACAATGCGGGCACGACCTACACCGATACGACGATCGCAAATTACGATAATCCGCTGACCCATTCTCTGACGACGACGGCCGCCACGGTCGGCACGATCTATTCGATCTCCTACAACAGCTCGACAAATCGCATCTACGCGGCTTCGTACTTTAAAAAGCATTCGGGCTTCGGCCCCGGTGCCGATGGTACGCTCAACACGTCGGACGATCCCGGAGCGATATATGTCATCAACCCGGCAACGAGCGCCGTCACGGCCACATTTACGCTGCCGAATGCCACCACAAACAACCACGACGTACTCGACTACGGCGCGGACAACGGTGACACCGGCTGGAACGGCGTCGGCAAGAGCGGCATCGGCGGCATGGACATCGCCGACGACAACAGCCGCCTTTTCGTAATGAACCTCCAGGACCGCAGCCTCTACGCACTCAATCCGACCACGGGAGCAAGCCTCGGCAACAGCGTCTCGGTCACGACCCTGACATTGCCGACTCCGGCAGGCTCAGCGACCAATTGTTCGACAGGTTCGGGCAACACGAACAAGCGCCCGTTCGCGGTCAAATATTATCGCGGCAGCGTTTACATCGGCGTACTTTGTACGGCTGAGACAAATCAGAACGCGGCAAACCTCTACGCTTACGTTTTCCAGGTCGATCCGGCCACGCTTGCAATCACATCGACGCCTGTATTCAGCACACAGCTTAATTACAGCCGCGGTTTTGCCGATCCGGGCGAGGCAGCCGAGTGGCGACCTTGGGTGACAACGATCCAGGCGAACTTCGCATATCCGCAGCCGATGTTCACGAGCATCGAATTTGAGAACGGTAATCTGATCATGGGCATTCGCGACCGTACGGGCGATTCGTCGCTCGACGCGGGTCCGGATGATAAGCGAACCGCCGGCGACACGCTTCGTGCATGCGGCACATTCGGCTCATGGACGCTCGAATCGAACGGCCGCTGCGGCGGGACCGGCTCGGCTCCGCAAAACACCGGCCAAGGCCCGGGCAACGGCGAGTTTTATCACAATGACGATTTTTGTTTGACTCCGAACGGAGCGAACTATCACGACGAAGTGACATGGGGCTCGCTGATGTACCTTCCCGGCCGTCAGCACGTGGTCACAACGCTCCTCGACCCGATCAGTCGAATCATCGACAACGGTGCAACATTCGACGGCGGGCTCCGCTATTTCAACAACAACACCGGCAACGCTGAGCGTGCCTATCGTATCTACAACGGACTCGGCGGCGTTGGCCAGCCTGATTTTGGCAAGGCGAACGGCCTCGGAACGATGTCGGCGTTGTGCTCGGCAGCACCCATCGAGATCGGCAACCGCGTCTGGCGTGACAACAATAACAACGGCGTTCAGGATCCGGGCGAACCGGGAATCGCGGGTGTGCAGGTCCGTTTGTTCAATGCCTCTAACGTCGTGGTCGGCACGGCCGTGACCGATGCCAACGGCGAATACTACTTCGTCGGCAGCACCGCGGCGGACGGCAACACCGGCGACAACATCGGCCAGGTCAACGGCGGGATCGGTTTCAGTACCGCGTATCAGATCCGTTTTGACCGTATTGCCGATTACCTCACCGGCGGCCCGCTCAACGGCCTGACGCTGACGGCTGCCAATGTCACGTCGCAATTGGGCGATGATGATTCGTCCGATTCGGACGCGGCCCAGGTTATCAATCCGACGGGCTCGCCCAACGGCAATTTTCCTGTCATCAATGTCACGACCGGCGGCCCCGGATCGAACAACCACACATTCGACACAGGTTTCTACATTCCGGCATCAGCATCAGGTGTTTACGTTTCGGGCAGAGTTTCGCTCGCGGCGGGAAATGGCATCCGCAATGTTCAGGTCGCCCTCGTCGAGGCCGACGGAACGCTGCACGTTACCAAGACCGGCTCGTTCGGTTACTACCGTTTCGAAGACATCCCCGCCGGCCAGACCGTCATAGTCAGCGTCGCGGCGAAACGCTACACATTCAACCCGTCCACACGCATTGTCAGCCTGAACGAAGATCTGGCCGACTATGATTGGGTCTCGGACGAATAA
- a CDS encoding carboxypeptidase regulatory-like domain-containing protein, which produces MTNSISVISRKVATSFFTLVLLISAAFGQDLRSKVQEQELPMDGAKTESAELVPVLTITPITWGVVGLDSNNLTVGPNHFPVGARVCNTGGDPAVNVASTFVWDTANALINLRTGSSSSLALASLAAGSCTDFYYEIEITRNAAAYNTTRGFHITATADTLGVISTPTPREIFVEKLVSQNRNSVNSIKLNGATIPFGGTMNMVVGNTYTIELNASTATNGYEQIESFINLPNVIFQTLGVTSTYTAPAGYTGTKLYEDACGWDPVPTSPDYRSCIGPANVPTGNKAGGTVSITYTVKVLSGAGTASTLNTLIYDFSGSSYHYNSDFSSTFVIASITNPPSAAGAYVSGRVSLAAGNGIRNVQVALIEADGTVHLTKTGSFGYYRFEDIPAGQTVLVSLTSKSYTFSPSTRIVSLNEDLADFDWVSNE; this is translated from the coding sequence ATGACCAACTCTATCTCTGTAATCAGCCGCAAGGTTGCGACATCCTTTTTTACCCTAGTGCTGCTGATATCCGCTGCTTTCGGGCAGGATCTTCGTTCAAAAGTTCAGGAGCAGGAATTGCCTATGGACGGAGCCAAAACGGAAAGTGCAGAACTCGTTCCGGTACTTACGATCACACCGATCACATGGGGCGTCGTCGGGCTCGACAGCAACAATTTGACAGTGGGCCCGAACCATTTCCCGGTCGGTGCCCGTGTCTGCAATACCGGCGGTGATCCCGCGGTGAATGTCGCCTCGACGTTCGTCTGGGACACGGCAAACGCTTTGATAAATCTGCGGACCGGTTCGAGTTCGTCGCTCGCCCTGGCATCGCTGGCGGCGGGGTCATGTACCGATTTTTATTACGAGATCGAGATCACGCGAAACGCCGCAGCATACAACACGACCCGCGGATTTCACATCACGGCCACTGCCGATACGCTCGGCGTCATCAGCACGCCGACGCCTCGCGAGATCTTTGTCGAAAAGCTGGTCTCGCAGAACAGAAACAGCGTCAACTCGATCAAACTCAACGGCGCCACCATACCTTTCGGCGGCACGATGAACATGGTCGTCGGCAACACCTACACGATCGAGCTCAACGCCTCGACCGCTACCAATGGTTACGAGCAGATCGAGAGTTTTATCAATCTGCCCAACGTGATCTTTCAGACGCTGGGCGTAACATCGACCTACACAGCACCGGCGGGCTACACGGGCACCAAGCTCTACGAGGATGCCTGCGGCTGGGATCCGGTTCCGACCAGCCCCGATTACCGATCGTGCATCGGCCCGGCGAATGTGCCTACCGGAAACAAAGCGGGCGGTACCGTATCTATTACCTACACCGTAAAGGTCCTGTCGGGTGCCGGAACGGCAAGTACGCTCAACACGCTGATCTATGACTTCTCAGGCAGCAGCTATCACTACAATAGCGACTTTTCGTCAACGTTCGTGATCGCGTCGATCACCAATCCGCCGTCGGCGGCAGGTGCATATGTTTCGGGCCGCGTCTCGCTCGCTGCGGGCAATGGCATCCGAAATGTCCAGGTCGCGCTCATCGAGGCGGACGGAACCGTCCACCTCACAAAGACCGGTTCGTTCGGCTACTACCGTTTCGAAGACATCCCGGCAGGCCAGACCGTCTTGGTAAGCCTGACGTCGAAGAGCTACACCTTTAGCCCGTCCACCCGCATTGTCAGCCTGAACGAGGATCTGGCAGACTTTGATTGGGTCTCGAACGAGTAA
- the msrA gene encoding peptide-methionine (S)-S-oxide reductase MsrA — protein METLETATLAAGCFWCVEAVFDDLVGVEDVVSGYSGGHTGNPTYQQVCSETTGHAEVVQITFDPTQLSFKELLQVYFTVHDPTTLNRQGGDIGTSYRSAIFYHSDEQKRVAHEVIAEITAEGVYDAPIVTEVTAFDKFWPAEDYHQEYFANNPNQPYCAAVVAPKVAKFRQKFTARLKRK, from the coding sequence ATGGAGACTCTTGAAACAGCAACACTAGCCGCAGGATGTTTTTGGTGTGTCGAGGCGGTATTTGACGATCTGGTCGGGGTCGAAGACGTCGTTTCGGGCTACAGCGGCGGGCATACTGGGAATCCGACCTATCAGCAGGTGTGCAGCGAGACGACCGGCCACGCCGAGGTCGTACAGATAACGTTCGACCCGACGCAGTTAAGTTTCAAAGAGCTGCTGCAGGTATATTTCACCGTTCACGACCCGACGACCTTAAACCGCCAGGGCGGCGACATCGGTACGTCCTACCGCTCCGCGATCTTTTATCATTCGGACGAACAAAAGCGCGTCGCCCACGAGGTCATCGCCGAGATCACCGCCGAGGGCGTTTATGACGCTCCTATTGTCACCGAGGTCACCGCGTTCGACAAATTCTGGCCTGCCGAAGATTATCACCAGGAATATTTCGCCAACAACCCAAACCAGCCATACTGCGCCGCCGTCGTCGCGCCAAAGGTCGCTAAGTTCAGACAAAAGTTCACCGCACGTCTAAAACGAAAATAA
- the mtnB gene encoding methylthioribulose 1-phosphate dehydratase: MSESDNSPTQQLAEAGREFYRRGWSAGTSGNFSVLLARRPMRICLTPAGNESGKFDETNFLEIDDDAEILQGFGRPSDETLLHLSIYRLRPKARCILYTHSVWGTLLADRLYADGAIKLTGYEVLKGVADVASYDHTETIPIIENSHDHIAQSHVIENVLHDAGNIHGIYIRKHGLFTWGETVAETRRHVEIFEHLFEVQSRGSN; the protein is encoded by the coding sequence ATGTCCGAATCCGATAATTCCCCCACACAACAACTCGCCGAGGCCGGCCGCGAATTCTATCGCCGGGGTTGGTCTGCCGGAACGAGCGGGAATTTTAGCGTGCTGCTTGCGCGGCGGCCGATGCGTATTTGTTTGACGCCTGCAGGCAATGAAAGCGGTAAGTTTGACGAGACGAATTTTCTCGAGATAGATGATGACGCTGAGATATTGCAGGGCTTCGGGCGGCCTTCGGACGAGACCTTGCTGCATCTGTCGATCTATCGCCTGCGGCCCAAGGCTCGCTGCATTCTATATACGCACTCGGTCTGGGGCACGCTTTTGGCAGATCGTCTCTACGCCGATGGCGCGATAAAACTAACCGGCTACGAGGTCCTCAAAGGCGTCGCCGATGTCGCGTCATACGACCACACCGAAACGATCCCGATCATCGAAAATTCGCATGACCACATCGCCCAGTCGCACGTCATCGAAAACGTCCTCCACGACGCCGGCAATATCCACGGCATCTACATCCGCAAACACGGCCTCTTCACCTGGGGAGAAACCGTCGCCGAAACCCGCCGCCACGTCGAGATATTCGAACATCTGTTTGAGGTTCAAAGTCGCGGATCAAATTAA
- a CDS encoding GNAT family N-acetyltransferase codes for MNIRLARREDAQYFVEFNQAMALETEGKTLDQTVIETAVKAVFDDPNKGFYVVAEDGGVIVGGLMVTYEWSDWRNAWWWWIQSVFIRPEARGKRVYSQLNDFVKERAIAAGNIYGIRLYVETENVHAQRVYEKVGMEQSHYLMYHEEL; via the coding sequence ATGAATATCAGGCTCGCCCGCCGCGAGGACGCACAATATTTTGTCGAATTTAACCAGGCGATGGCCTTAGAGACCGAGGGCAAAACACTCGATCAAACCGTCATCGAAACCGCCGTCAAAGCCGTCTTTGACGACCCCAATAAGGGCTTCTATGTCGTTGCCGAGGATGGTGGTGTCATTGTAGGCGGCCTGATGGTCACTTATGAATGGAGTGACTGGCGCAACGCATGGTGGTGGTGGATACAGAGCGTATTCATACGACCTGAAGCACGCGGAAAGCGAGTCTATAGTCAGCTAAATGATTTCGTCAAGGAAAGAGCAATAGCGGCCGGAAATATATATGGAATTAGGCTTTACGTAGAAACTGAAAACGTCCACGCCCAACGCGTCTACGAAAAGGTCGGCATGGAACAGTCGCATTACCTCATGTACCACGAGGAGCTATGA